In the Hordeum vulgare subsp. vulgare chromosome 7H, MorexV3_pseudomolecules_assembly, whole genome shotgun sequence genome, one interval contains:
- the LOC123407113 gene encoding uncharacterized protein LOC123407113 translates to MECEPEELQFLGPVGIYRESVAILRAHRPLYARIAAAFVLPLSALFLAHIAISHALFSTIDSDDSALESSAPGTASQQRILQRLGADWAALVLFKAAYLLALLLFSLLSTAAAVFSVASVYSAKHDALTFPRVLSVVPRVWRRLAATFLAAFALLFAYHLVFVVVFIALLVATDNGSTLAGLLAFVVAIAYLVGLVYLSVVWHLASVVSVLEDYKGFQAMRKSKALIQGKLWTVVFIFVTLNLVFVVVEFAFRAWIVQGARHGLGAGGRLLLGLVILAALCSVVMVALVVQTVVYLVCKSYHHESIDKSNISDHLEVYLGDYVPLKASDVQMQHFGDEV, encoded by the coding sequence ATGGAGTGCGAGCCCGAGGAGCTGCAGTTCTTGGGCCCCGTCGGCATCTACCGGGAGTCGGTGGCCATCCTGCGCGCACACCGCCCGCTCTACGCCCGCATCGCCGCCGCCTTCGTCCTCCCGCTCTCCGCGCTCTTCCTCGCCCACATCGCCATCTCCCACGCCCTCTTCTCCACCATCGACTCCGACGACTCCGCCCTCGAGTCCTCCGCTCCCGGGACCGCCtcccagcagcggatcctccagagGCTCGGCGCCGACTGGGCCGCCCTCGTCCTCTTCAAGGCCGCCTACCTCCTCGCGCTGCTCCTCTTCTCGCtcctctccaccgccgccgccgtcttcTCCGTCGCCTCCGTCTACTCCGCCAAGCACGACGCGCTCACCTTCCCGCGGGTGCTCTCCGTCGTGCCCCGCGTCTGGCGCCGCCTCGCGGCCACCTTCCTCGCCGCCTTCGCGCTCCTCTTCGCCTACCacctcgtcttcgtcgtcgtcttcatcgcgcTCCTCGTCGCCACCGACAACGGCTCCACCCTCGCCGGGCTCCTCGCCTTCGTCGTCGCCATCGCCTACCTGGTCGGGCTCGTCTACCTCAGCGTCGTCTGGCACCTCGCCAGCGTCGTCTCGGTGCTCGAGGACTACAAGGGGTTCCAGGCCATGCGCAAGAGCAAGGCGCTCATCCAGGGGAAGCTCTGGACCGTCGTGTTCATCTTCGTCACGCTCAacctcgtcttcgtcgtcgtggagTTCGCCTTCCGCGCCTGGATCGTCCAGGGCGCGCGCCACGGTCTCGGCGCGGGAGGGAGGCTGCTCCTGGGCCTCGTCATCCTGGCTGCGCTCTGCTCGGTCGTCATGGTGGCGCTCGTGGTACAGACGGTGGTGTACCTGGTGTGCAAGAGCTACCACCACGAGAGCATCGACAAGAGCAACATCTCCGACCACCTCGAGGTCTACCTCGGCGACTACGTCCCGCTCAAGGCCAGCGACGTGCAGATGCAGCACTTCGGCGACGAGGTCTGA